One window of Athalia rosae chromosome 2, iyAthRosa1.1, whole genome shotgun sequence genomic DNA carries:
- the LOC105692527 gene encoding E3 ubiquitin-protein ligase NRDP1 isoform X3 has translation MGFEVHRFQGEVDEELLCPICSGVLEEPVQAQLCEHAFCRVCINEWINRQPTCPVDRAPITSAQLRPVPRILRNLLARLCIGCDNTMYGCQAVVKLDCLASHLEECEYNPKRPMPCEQGCGLIIPKDELKGHHCVRELRNLIQSQQLKLAEMKRELGEQQFQINDQKREIHLLKDFMRAMRVSNPAMRAIADQMERDEVVRWSATLPRARVTRWGGMISTPDGLLQVKTVIRRTLSEYNCPPHVIDELMANCHEKKWPPGLRSLETRQSSRRQYENYICKRVPGKQAVLVLHCDNTHMPEDMMVEPGLVMIFAHGIE, from the exons ATGGGCTTCGAAGTTCATCGGTTTCAAGGCGAAGTCGACGAAGAACTTCTCTGTCCGATTTGCTCCGGCGTTCTCGAGGAGCCAGTTCAG GCCCAACTCTGTGAGCATGCGTTTTGCCGAGTTTGTATCAACGAGTGGATCAACCGTCAACCAACCTGTCCTGTAGATCGTGCTCCAATAACCTCGGCACAGCTTAGACCTGTACCTAGAATCTTGAGGAATTTGCTTGCACGCTTATGCATTGGTTGCGACAACACAATGTACGGATGTCAAGCAGTTGTAAAACTAGACTGTCTAGCTTCTCATCTCGAAGAATGCGAGTATAATCCTAAACGGCCAATGCCATGCGAACAAGGCTGTGGACTTATAATTCCAAAAGATGAGTTAAAAGGTCATCACTGCGTTCGAGAACTTCGTAACCTTATTCAGTCCCAACAACTAAAATTAGCAGAGATGAAAAGGGAACTAGGAGAACAACAGTTTCAGATTAATGACCAAAAACGTGAAATACACTTATTAAAGGACTTCATGAGAGCAATGAGGGTCTCGAATCCTGCAATGAGAGCAATCGCCGATCAAATGGAACGTGACGAAGTTGTTAGATGGTCAGCTACTTTGCCTAGAGCCAGAGTAACCAGGTGGGGAGGAATGATTTCAACACCTGACGGTCTCTTACAGGTAAAA ACGGTGATCAGAAGAACATTATCGGAATATAATTGTCCACCACACGTTATTGATGAGTTGATGGCAAATTGTCACGAGAAAAAGTGGCCTCCTGGACTAAGATCTTTAGAGACACGGCAAAGTTCTCGACGTCAATATGAAAATTACATTTGTAAGAGAGTACCTGGTAAACAAGCTGTATTGGTGCTCCATTGTGATAACACCCATATGCCAGAAGACATGATGGTAGAACCTGGCTTAGTCATGATTTTCGCTCACGGTATTGAATGA
- the LOC105692527 gene encoding E3 ubiquitin-protein ligase NRDP1 isoform X1, whose translation MGFEVHRFQGEVDEELLCPICSGVLEEPVQASDMLQAQLCEHAFCRVCINEWINRQPTCPVDRAPITSAQLRPVPRILRNLLARLCIGCDNTMYGCQAVVKLDCLASHLEECEYNPKRPMPCEQGCGLIIPKDELKGHHCVRELRNLIQSQQLKLAEMKRELGEQQFQINDQKREIHLLKDFMRAMRVSNPAMRAIADQMERDEVVRWSATLPRARVTRWGGMISTPDGLLQVKTVIRRTLSEYNCPPHVIDELMANCHEKKWPPGLRSLETRQSSRRQYENYICKRVPGKQAVLVLHCDNTHMPEDMMVEPGLVMIFAHGIE comes from the exons ATGGGCTTCGAAGTTCATCGGTTTCAAGGCGAAGTCGACGAAGAACTTCTCTGTCCGATTTGCTCCGGCGTTCTCGAGGAGCCAGTTCAG GCAAGTGATATGTTACAGGCCCAACTCTGTGAGCATGCGTTTTGCCGAGTTTGTATCAACGAGTGGATCAACCGTCAACCAACCTGTCCTGTAGATCGTGCTCCAATAACCTCGGCACAGCTTAGACCTGTACCTAGAATCTTGAGGAATTTGCTTGCACGCTTATGCATTGGTTGCGACAACACAATGTACGGATGTCAAGCAGTTGTAAAACTAGACTGTCTAGCTTCTCATCTCGAAGAATGCGAGTATAATCCTAAACGGCCAATGCCATGCGAACAAGGCTGTGGACTTATAATTCCAAAAGATGAGTTAAAAGGTCATCACTGCGTTCGAGAACTTCGTAACCTTATTCAGTCCCAACAACTAAAATTAGCAGAGATGAAAAGGGAACTAGGAGAACAACAGTTTCAGATTAATGACCAAAAACGTGAAATACACTTATTAAAGGACTTCATGAGAGCAATGAGGGTCTCGAATCCTGCAATGAGAGCAATCGCCGATCAAATGGAACGTGACGAAGTTGTTAGATGGTCAGCTACTTTGCCTAGAGCCAGAGTAACCAGGTGGGGAGGAATGATTTCAACACCTGACGGTCTCTTACAGGTAAAA ACGGTGATCAGAAGAACATTATCGGAATATAATTGTCCACCACACGTTATTGATGAGTTGATGGCAAATTGTCACGAGAAAAAGTGGCCTCCTGGACTAAGATCTTTAGAGACACGGCAAAGTTCTCGACGTCAATATGAAAATTACATTTGTAAGAGAGTACCTGGTAAACAAGCTGTATTGGTGCTCCATTGTGATAACACCCATATGCCAGAAGACATGATGGTAGAACCTGGCTTAGTCATGATTTTCGCTCACGGTATTGAATGA
- the LOC105692527 gene encoding E3 ubiquitin-protein ligase NRDP1 isoform X2, with product MGFEVHRFQGEVDEELLCPICSGVLEEPVQASDMLQAQLCEHAFCRVCINEWINRQPTCPVDRAPITSAQLRPVPRILRNLLARLCIGCDNTMYGCQAVVKLDCLASHLEECEYNPKRPMPCEQGCGLIIPKDELKGHHCVRELRNLIQSQQLKLAEMKRELGEQQFQINDQKREIHLLKDFMRAMRVSNPAMRAIADQMERDEVVRWSATLPRARVTRWGGMISTPDGLLQTVIRRTLSEYNCPPHVIDELMANCHEKKWPPGLRSLETRQSSRRQYENYICKRVPGKQAVLVLHCDNTHMPEDMMVEPGLVMIFAHGIE from the exons ATGGGCTTCGAAGTTCATCGGTTTCAAGGCGAAGTCGACGAAGAACTTCTCTGTCCGATTTGCTCCGGCGTTCTCGAGGAGCCAGTTCAG GCAAGTGATATGTTACAGGCCCAACTCTGTGAGCATGCGTTTTGCCGAGTTTGTATCAACGAGTGGATCAACCGTCAACCAACCTGTCCTGTAGATCGTGCTCCAATAACCTCGGCACAGCTTAGACCTGTACCTAGAATCTTGAGGAATTTGCTTGCACGCTTATGCATTGGTTGCGACAACACAATGTACGGATGTCAAGCAGTTGTAAAACTAGACTGTCTAGCTTCTCATCTCGAAGAATGCGAGTATAATCCTAAACGGCCAATGCCATGCGAACAAGGCTGTGGACTTATAATTCCAAAAGATGAGTTAAAAGGTCATCACTGCGTTCGAGAACTTCGTAACCTTATTCAGTCCCAACAACTAAAATTAGCAGAGATGAAAAGGGAACTAGGAGAACAACAGTTTCAGATTAATGACCAAAAACGTGAAATACACTTATTAAAGGACTTCATGAGAGCAATGAGGGTCTCGAATCCTGCAATGAGAGCAATCGCCGATCAAATGGAACGTGACGAAGTTGTTAGATGGTCAGCTACTTTGCCTAGAGCCAGAGTAACCAGGTGGGGAGGAATGATTTCAACACCTGACGGTCTCTTACAG ACGGTGATCAGAAGAACATTATCGGAATATAATTGTCCACCACACGTTATTGATGAGTTGATGGCAAATTGTCACGAGAAAAAGTGGCCTCCTGGACTAAGATCTTTAGAGACACGGCAAAGTTCTCGACGTCAATATGAAAATTACATTTGTAAGAGAGTACCTGGTAAACAAGCTGTATTGGTGCTCCATTGTGATAACACCCATATGCCAGAAGACATGATGGTAGAACCTGGCTTAGTCATGATTTTCGCTCACGGTATTGAATGA
- the LOC105692527 gene encoding E3 ubiquitin-protein ligase NRDP1 isoform X4, with translation MGFEVHRFQGEVDEELLCPICSGVLEEPVQAQLCEHAFCRVCINEWINRQPTCPVDRAPITSAQLRPVPRILRNLLARLCIGCDNTMYGCQAVVKLDCLASHLEECEYNPKRPMPCEQGCGLIIPKDELKGHHCVRELRNLIQSQQLKLAEMKRELGEQQFQINDQKREIHLLKDFMRAMRVSNPAMRAIADQMERDEVVRWSATLPRARVTRWGGMISTPDGLLQTVIRRTLSEYNCPPHVIDELMANCHEKKWPPGLRSLETRQSSRRQYENYICKRVPGKQAVLVLHCDNTHMPEDMMVEPGLVMIFAHGIE, from the exons ATGGGCTTCGAAGTTCATCGGTTTCAAGGCGAAGTCGACGAAGAACTTCTCTGTCCGATTTGCTCCGGCGTTCTCGAGGAGCCAGTTCAG GCCCAACTCTGTGAGCATGCGTTTTGCCGAGTTTGTATCAACGAGTGGATCAACCGTCAACCAACCTGTCCTGTAGATCGTGCTCCAATAACCTCGGCACAGCTTAGACCTGTACCTAGAATCTTGAGGAATTTGCTTGCACGCTTATGCATTGGTTGCGACAACACAATGTACGGATGTCAAGCAGTTGTAAAACTAGACTGTCTAGCTTCTCATCTCGAAGAATGCGAGTATAATCCTAAACGGCCAATGCCATGCGAACAAGGCTGTGGACTTATAATTCCAAAAGATGAGTTAAAAGGTCATCACTGCGTTCGAGAACTTCGTAACCTTATTCAGTCCCAACAACTAAAATTAGCAGAGATGAAAAGGGAACTAGGAGAACAACAGTTTCAGATTAATGACCAAAAACGTGAAATACACTTATTAAAGGACTTCATGAGAGCAATGAGGGTCTCGAATCCTGCAATGAGAGCAATCGCCGATCAAATGGAACGTGACGAAGTTGTTAGATGGTCAGCTACTTTGCCTAGAGCCAGAGTAACCAGGTGGGGAGGAATGATTTCAACACCTGACGGTCTCTTACAG ACGGTGATCAGAAGAACATTATCGGAATATAATTGTCCACCACACGTTATTGATGAGTTGATGGCAAATTGTCACGAGAAAAAGTGGCCTCCTGGACTAAGATCTTTAGAGACACGGCAAAGTTCTCGACGTCAATATGAAAATTACATTTGTAAGAGAGTACCTGGTAAACAAGCTGTATTGGTGCTCCATTGTGATAACACCCATATGCCAGAAGACATGATGGTAGAACCTGGCTTAGTCATGATTTTCGCTCACGGTATTGAATGA
- the LOC105692527 gene encoding E3 ubiquitin-protein ligase NRDP1 isoform X5: protein MLQAQLCEHAFCRVCINEWINRQPTCPVDRAPITSAQLRPVPRILRNLLARLCIGCDNTMYGCQAVVKLDCLASHLEECEYNPKRPMPCEQGCGLIIPKDELKGHHCVRELRNLIQSQQLKLAEMKRELGEQQFQINDQKREIHLLKDFMRAMRVSNPAMRAIADQMERDEVVRWSATLPRARVTRWGGMISTPDGLLQVKTVIRRTLSEYNCPPHVIDELMANCHEKKWPPGLRSLETRQSSRRQYENYICKRVPGKQAVLVLHCDNTHMPEDMMVEPGLVMIFAHGIE, encoded by the exons ATGTTACAGGCCCAACTCTGTGAGCATGCGTTTTGCCGAGTTTGTATCAACGAGTGGATCAACCGTCAACCAACCTGTCCTGTAGATCGTGCTCCAATAACCTCGGCACAGCTTAGACCTGTACCTAGAATCTTGAGGAATTTGCTTGCACGCTTATGCATTGGTTGCGACAACACAATGTACGGATGTCAAGCAGTTGTAAAACTAGACTGTCTAGCTTCTCATCTCGAAGAATGCGAGTATAATCCTAAACGGCCAATGCCATGCGAACAAGGCTGTGGACTTATAATTCCAAAAGATGAGTTAAAAGGTCATCACTGCGTTCGAGAACTTCGTAACCTTATTCAGTCCCAACAACTAAAATTAGCAGAGATGAAAAGGGAACTAGGAGAACAACAGTTTCAGATTAATGACCAAAAACGTGAAATACACTTATTAAAGGACTTCATGAGAGCAATGAGGGTCTCGAATCCTGCAATGAGAGCAATCGCCGATCAAATGGAACGTGACGAAGTTGTTAGATGGTCAGCTACTTTGCCTAGAGCCAGAGTAACCAGGTGGGGAGGAATGATTTCAACACCTGACGGTCTCTTACAGGTAAAA ACGGTGATCAGAAGAACATTATCGGAATATAATTGTCCACCACACGTTATTGATGAGTTGATGGCAAATTGTCACGAGAAAAAGTGGCCTCCTGGACTAAGATCTTTAGAGACACGGCAAAGTTCTCGACGTCAATATGAAAATTACATTTGTAAGAGAGTACCTGGTAAACAAGCTGTATTGGTGCTCCATTGTGATAACACCCATATGCCAGAAGACATGATGGTAGAACCTGGCTTAGTCATGATTTTCGCTCACGGTATTGAATGA